In Stenotrophomonas sp. ASS1, the following proteins share a genomic window:
- a CDS encoding carbon starvation CstA family protein produces MKGFSKLGWAVLALLGAFCLGTVALRRGEHINALWIVVAAVSLYLVAYRFYSLFIANKVMQLDPTRATPAVINNDGLDYVPTNKHVLFGHHFAAIAGAGPLVGPVLAAQMGYLPGLLWLVVGVVLAGAVQDFMVLFLSSRRNGRSLGDLVREEMGQVPGTIALFGAFLIMIIILAVLAMVVVKALAESPWGMFTVIATMPIAILMGVYMRYIRPGKIGEISVVGLILLLAAIWYGGKVAADPVWGPAFTFTGTQITWMLIGYGFVASVLPVWLLLAPRDYLSTFLKIGTIIALAIGILVVMPELKMPALTQFAASGDGPVWKGGMFPFLFITIACGAVSGFHALISSGTTPKLLANEAHMRYIGYGGMLMESFVAVMALVAASIIDPGIYFAMNSPAAVIGADAASAAHYITNTWGFTITPEQLTATAAAIGEPTILHRAGGAPTLAVGIAQILHEAIPSGSDAMMAFWYHFAILFEALFILTAVDAGTRAGRFMLQDLLGNFVPALKKTESWTANIIGTAGCVALWGYLLYTGVVDPFGGIQTLWPLFGISNQMLAGIALMLGTVVLFKMKRDRYAWVTAVPAIWLLICTTYAGFIKIFDSNPAQGFLAQAHKFQAALASDTITAPAKSVAQMKQIVVNAYVNTGLTALFLLVVGAVLVYSIKTILAARRNPQRTDRETPYVALKPHEMVDL; encoded by the coding sequence ATGAAAGGGTTTTCCAAACTGGGCTGGGCGGTACTCGCTCTGCTCGGCGCGTTCTGTCTGGGCACCGTGGCGCTGCGCCGCGGCGAACACATCAATGCCCTGTGGATCGTCGTCGCGGCGGTGTCGCTGTACCTCGTCGCCTATCGCTTCTACAGCCTGTTCATCGCCAACAAGGTGATGCAGCTGGATCCGACCCGGGCCACCCCGGCGGTGATCAACAACGATGGCCTGGACTACGTGCCGACCAACAAGCACGTACTGTTCGGCCACCACTTCGCCGCCATTGCCGGCGCCGGCCCGCTGGTCGGCCCGGTCCTGGCCGCGCAGATGGGCTACCTGCCTGGCCTGCTGTGGCTGGTGGTGGGCGTGGTGTTGGCCGGTGCGGTGCAGGACTTCATGGTCCTGTTCCTGTCCAGCCGCCGCAATGGCCGCTCGCTGGGTGACCTGGTAAGAGAAGAGATGGGCCAGGTGCCCGGCACCATCGCGCTGTTCGGTGCGTTCCTGATCATGATCATCATCCTGGCAGTGCTGGCGATGGTGGTGGTCAAGGCGCTGGCCGAAAGCCCGTGGGGCATGTTCACGGTGATCGCGACGATGCCCATCGCGATCCTGATGGGCGTGTACATGCGCTACATCCGCCCCGGCAAGATCGGCGAGATCTCGGTGGTTGGCCTGATCCTGCTGCTGGCCGCGATCTGGTACGGCGGCAAGGTCGCCGCCGATCCGGTCTGGGGCCCGGCCTTCACCTTCACCGGCACCCAGATCACCTGGATGCTGATCGGCTACGGCTTCGTCGCCTCGGTGCTGCCGGTGTGGCTGCTGCTGGCCCCGCGTGATTACCTGTCGACCTTCCTCAAGATCGGCACCATCATCGCGCTGGCCATCGGCATCCTGGTGGTGATGCCGGAACTGAAGATGCCGGCGCTGACCCAGTTCGCCGCCAGCGGCGACGGCCCGGTGTGGAAGGGCGGCATGTTCCCGTTCCTGTTCATCACCATCGCCTGCGGTGCGGTCTCCGGCTTCCACGCGTTGATTTCCTCCGGCACCACGCCGAAGCTGCTGGCCAATGAAGCGCACATGCGCTACATCGGCTACGGCGGCATGCTGATGGAATCGTTCGTCGCGGTGATGGCGCTGGTGGCGGCCTCGATCATCGATCCGGGCATCTATTTCGCGATGAACAGCCCGGCGGCGGTGATCGGTGCCGATGCGGCCTCGGCCGCGCACTACATCACCAACACCTGGGGCTTCACCATCACGCCTGAGCAGCTGACCGCGACTGCGGCGGCGATCGGTGAACCGACCATCCTGCACCGCGCTGGTGGTGCGCCAACACTGGCGGTAGGCATCGCGCAGATCCTGCACGAAGCGATTCCCAGTGGCAGCGACGCGATGATGGCGTTCTGGTACCACTTCGCGATCCTGTTCGAAGCGCTGTTCATCCTCACCGCGGTGGACGCCGGTACCCGTGCGGGCCGCTTCATGCTGCAGGACCTGCTGGGCAACTTCGTGCCGGCCCTGAAGAAGACCGAATCGTGGACCGCCAACATCATCGGTACCGCCGGCTGCGTGGCGCTGTGGGGCTACCTGCTCTACACCGGCGTGGTCGATCCGTTCGGCGGCATCCAGACGCTGTGGCCGCTGTTCGGCATCTCCAACCAGATGCTGGCCGGCATCGCATTGATGCTGGGCACGGTGGTGCTGTTCAAGATGAAGCGTGACCGCTATGCGTGGGTCACCGCGGTTCCGGCCATATGGCTGCTGATCTGCACCACCTACGCCGGCTTCATCAAGATCTTCGACAGCAACCCGGCACAGGGCTTCCTGGCCCAGGCGCACAAATTCCAGGCCGCGCTCGCCAGCGACACGATCACCGCACCGGCCAAGTCGGTGGCGCAGATGAAGCAGATCGTGGTCAACGCCTACGTCAACACCGGCCTGACCGCGCTGTTCCTGCTGGTGGTGGGCGCGGTGCTGGTGTATTCGATCAAGACCATCCTGGCGGCCCGCCGCAACCCGCAGCGTACCGACCGCGAGACCCCGTACGTGGCGCTGAAGCCGCATGAAATGGTGGATCTGTGA
- a CDS encoding VOC family protein, whose translation MQLGAFSVSLSVKDLAASRAFYEALGFSVTGGDPAQNWLVMRSNGTVIGLFQGMFEGNLLTFNPGWDQHKQELPHFQDVRELQAELDARGIELAVRTDPDGQGRGYLQLADPDGNVILIDQHVARPNGR comes from the coding sequence ATGCAGCTTGGTGCCTTTTCGGTCAGCCTCTCGGTGAAGGATCTCGCGGCCTCCCGTGCCTTCTACGAAGCCCTGGGCTTCTCGGTCACCGGCGGCGATCCGGCACAGAACTGGCTGGTGATGCGCAGCAACGGCACGGTGATCGGGCTGTTCCAGGGCATGTTCGAGGGCAACCTGCTGACCTTCAACCCCGGCTGGGACCAGCACAAGCAGGAACTGCCCCACTTCCAGGATGTGCGTGAGCTGCAGGCAGAGCTGGATGCCAGGGGCATCGAACTGGCGGTCCGCACCGATCCTGATGGCCAGGGTAGGGGCTATCTGCAGTTGGCCGATCCCGACGGCAACGTGATCCTGATCGACCAGCACGTGGCGCGACCGAACGGGCGTTGA
- a CDS encoding CstA-like transporter-associated (seleno)protein yields MGTQLVPAGQYQAHRRIWRRLVQTARLCCGIPDYDNYVRHMLEKHPDQEPMDYKTFFRERQEARYGGRNGGRCC; encoded by the coding sequence ATGGGTACCCAACTGGTTCCCGCCGGCCAGTACCAGGCGCACCGCCGCATCTGGCGGCGCCTGGTGCAGACCGCACGACTGTGCTGTGGCATTCCTGATTACGACAACTACGTCCGGCACATGCTGGAAAAGCATCCGGACCAGGAGCCGATGGACTACAAGACGTTCTTCCGCGAGCGCCAGGAAGCACGTTATGGCGGACGCAACGGTGGCCGCTGCTGTTGA
- a CDS encoding response regulator transcription factor: MRLLVIEDNRQLVANLFDYFESRGHVLDVAPDGITGLHLAGSHPYDAVILDWMLPRMEGPEVLRRLRAEHASEVPVIMLTARDELPDKIAGFRAGADDYLTKPFALPELEVRLEALLLRAQGRNPRKRLQVGDLVLDLATLEAQREGQVLHLYPACRKLLEVLMRASPGAVTRQQLEFALWGDEPPDGDLLRSHVYELRRSVDGPFAEKLIHTLPRVGYRLAVVEGADAGRNADEGA; the protein is encoded by the coding sequence ATGCGTCTGTTGGTGATCGAGGACAACCGCCAGCTGGTGGCCAACCTGTTCGACTATTTCGAGTCGCGCGGGCATGTGCTGGACGTGGCCCCGGATGGCATCACCGGCCTGCACCTGGCCGGCAGCCACCCCTACGATGCGGTGATCCTGGACTGGATGCTGCCGCGCATGGAGGGACCGGAAGTGCTGCGCCGGCTGCGTGCCGAACACGCGTCGGAGGTGCCGGTGATCATGCTGACCGCGCGCGATGAACTGCCGGACAAGATCGCCGGCTTCCGCGCCGGTGCCGACGACTACCTGACCAAGCCGTTCGCCCTGCCCGAGCTGGAGGTGCGGCTGGAAGCGCTGCTGCTGCGTGCGCAGGGCCGCAACCCGCGCAAGCGCCTGCAGGTGGGCGACCTGGTGCTGGACCTGGCGACGCTGGAGGCGCAGCGTGAGGGCCAGGTGCTGCACCTGTACCCGGCCTGCCGCAAACTGCTGGAAGTGCTGATGCGGGCCAGCCCGGGTGCGGTGACGCGACAGCAGCTGGAGTTCGCCCTGTGGGGTGACGAGCCGCCGGATGGCGACCTGCTGCGTTCGCATGTCTACGAGTTGCGTCGCAGCGTTGACGGTCCGTTTGCCGAGAAGCTGATCCACACCCTGCCGCGCGTGGGTTACCGGTTGGCGGTAGTGGAGGGTGCCGACGCCGGCAGGAATGCTGATGAGGGCGCGTAA
- a CDS encoding pirin family protein produces the protein MSFPEPVRVLRTIRGMPTSDGAGVRLTRVIGGPTLPDLDPFLLLDEFGTDRAEDYIAGFPEHPHRGFETVTYMLDGRMRHRDNHGNEGLLTPGSVQWMTAGRGLVHSEMPEQESGQMRGFQLWVNLPAKEKMTDPKYQEFAPERIPVVHPEPGVEVKVIAGSVDGTDGPIVQPATDPLYLDITLAPDRAWTYALPEGHNAFAYVFEGAMTVGEQDAARDVARQELAVLGGGEQLHLSAGSEGARLILVAGRPLREPVMRHGPFVMNTRQELMQAFVDFQEGKF, from the coding sequence ATGAGCTTTCCCGAACCGGTCCGCGTACTGCGCACCATCCGTGGCATGCCCACCTCCGACGGTGCCGGCGTGCGCCTGACCCGCGTCATCGGCGGCCCGACGCTGCCCGACCTGGATCCGTTCCTGCTGCTTGATGAGTTCGGTACCGACCGCGCCGAGGACTACATCGCCGGCTTCCCGGAACACCCGCACCGTGGTTTCGAGACCGTCACCTACATGCTCGACGGGCGCATGCGGCATCGCGACAACCATGGCAACGAAGGCCTGCTCACCCCGGGCAGCGTGCAGTGGATGACCGCTGGCCGTGGCCTGGTGCATTCGGAGATGCCCGAGCAGGAAAGCGGGCAGATGCGCGGGTTCCAGCTGTGGGTGAACCTGCCGGCGAAGGAGAAGATGACCGACCCGAAGTACCAGGAATTCGCACCCGAGCGCATTCCCGTGGTGCACCCGGAGCCGGGCGTGGAGGTGAAGGTGATTGCCGGCAGCGTGGACGGCACCGATGGCCCGATCGTGCAGCCGGCCACCGATCCGCTCTACCTGGACATCACGCTGGCGCCCGACCGGGCCTGGACCTATGCGCTGCCGGAGGGGCACAACGCGTTCGCCTACGTGTTCGAAGGTGCGATGACCGTGGGTGAGCAGGACGCCGCGCGTGACGTGGCGCGCCAGGAACTGGCGGTGCTGGGCGGTGGCGAGCAGTTGCACCTTTCGGCCGGCAGCGAAGGTGCGCGGTTGATCCTGGTGGCCGGCCGTCCGCTGCGCGAGCCGGTGATGCGGCATGGCCCGTTCGTGATGAACACGCGGCAGGAACTGATGCAGGCCTTCGTCGATTTCCAGGAAGGCAAGTTCTGA
- a CDS encoding pirin family protein produces the protein MTTIIAPRVHDIGGLEVRRAVPTLQARSIGSFVFVDQMGPALMHPGTAIDVRPHPHIGLATVTYLWSGAIGHRDTLGSDQVIRPGDVNWMTAGRGIAHSERTPQPDRDHDNPIHGMQTWVALPKSHEEIEPAFYHHAAATLPEQRRNGAWLRVIAGRAYGEESPVKVFADTLNVAIDLDPDAEIDIDNGHRERALYILEGDAQLDGVDIPAQHLVIPEAGARGRLRAKTPVKAMLFGGEPLDGPRHLWWNFVSSSKERIEQAKHDWEAGRFGTIPGDDKEFIPLPQY, from the coding sequence ATGACCACCATCATCGCCCCGCGCGTGCACGACATCGGCGGACTCGAAGTCCGTCGCGCCGTCCCGACCCTGCAGGCGCGCAGCATCGGCTCGTTCGTGTTCGTCGACCAGATGGGCCCGGCACTCATGCATCCCGGCACCGCCATCGACGTGCGCCCGCATCCGCATATCGGCCTGGCCACCGTCACCTATCTGTGGTCGGGCGCGATCGGCCACCGCGACACGCTGGGTTCGGATCAGGTGATCCGCCCCGGTGACGTCAACTGGATGACCGCCGGCCGCGGCATCGCCCATTCCGAGCGCACGCCGCAGCCGGACCGCGACCATGACAACCCGATCCACGGCATGCAGACCTGGGTGGCGCTGCCGAAATCGCATGAGGAAATCGAACCGGCGTTCTACCACCATGCCGCCGCCACCCTGCCGGAGCAGCGCCGCAATGGCGCATGGCTGCGCGTCATTGCCGGCCGCGCCTACGGCGAAGAATCGCCGGTGAAGGTGTTCGCCGATACGCTCAACGTGGCGATCGACCTCGACCCGGATGCGGAAATCGATATCGACAACGGCCACCGCGAGCGCGCGCTGTACATCCTCGAAGGCGACGCGCAGCTGGATGGCGTGGACATCCCTGCCCAGCACCTGGTGATCCCCGAGGCTGGTGCGCGTGGCCGCCTGCGCGCGAAGACGCCGGTGAAGGCGATGTTGTTCGGTGGCGAGCCGCTGGATGGCCCGCGTCACCTGTGGTGGAACTTCGTGTCCAGCTCGAAGGAACGTATCGAACAGGCCAAGCACGACTGGGAGGCCGGCCGCTTCGGCACCATTCCGGGCGACGACAAGGAATTCATCCCGCTGCCGCAGTACTGA
- a CDS encoding DUF819 family protein, which yields MPTEPATALISNDIVGLGLIAATLALIFWAASGPTPLLKKIFAWVPALLLCYFIPAVYNTAGVIDGHNTSLYNPVARDVLLPAALVLLTLSIDLKGVIKLGPKLLIVFCAGTAGIMLGAIVSFQLMKLIHPETVAGDTWAGMAALAGSWIGGGANMVAMREVFGTDATTFGQFAVVDVACASLWMAILLFLANRAQQIDTRNGADTRAIDEMKARISAYEAQNARIPSMTDLMVIVGVALGGVGLAHAIAAPLSGWFKANVSWASQFSLDSQFVWVILLSTAMGLGLSFTRARRLEAAGASRLGTVFLYFLIACIGMQMNLLSLLDRPWLFLLGAIWMATHVLVLWVVAKLLRAPLFFFAIGSQGNIGAAASAPVVAAAFHPTLAPVGVLLGTVGYATGTGLAYVTGLILKWMATG from the coding sequence ATGCCGACCGAACCCGCTACTGCCCTGATCAGCAACGACATCGTTGGACTGGGCCTGATTGCCGCCACCCTGGCCCTGATCTTCTGGGCCGCCAGTGGTCCAACCCCGCTGCTGAAGAAGATCTTCGCCTGGGTGCCGGCCCTGCTGCTGTGCTATTTCATCCCCGCCGTCTACAACACCGCCGGTGTCATCGATGGCCACAACACCTCGCTGTACAACCCGGTCGCGCGTGACGTGCTGCTGCCGGCCGCGCTGGTCCTGCTGACCCTGTCGATCGACCTGAAAGGCGTCATCAAGCTCGGCCCGAAACTGCTGATCGTGTTCTGTGCCGGTACCGCCGGCATCATGCTCGGCGCCATCGTTTCGTTCCAGCTGATGAAGCTGATCCATCCGGAAACCGTGGCGGGTGATACCTGGGCCGGCATGGCGGCGCTGGCCGGCAGCTGGATCGGTGGCGGCGCCAACATGGTCGCCATGCGCGAAGTGTTCGGCACCGATGCCACCACCTTCGGCCAGTTCGCGGTGGTTGACGTGGCCTGTGCCAGTCTGTGGATGGCGATCCTGCTGTTCCTGGCCAACCGCGCACAGCAGATCGACACCCGCAATGGTGCCGACACCCGTGCCATCGACGAGATGAAGGCGCGCATCAGTGCCTACGAGGCACAGAACGCACGCATTCCCAGCATGACCGACCTGATGGTGATCGTTGGCGTGGCCTTGGGTGGCGTCGGCCTGGCCCACGCCATCGCCGCGCCGCTGTCGGGCTGGTTCAAGGCCAACGTCAGCTGGGCCAGCCAGTTCAGCCTGGACAGCCAGTTCGTCTGGGTGATCCTGCTGTCCACGGCGATGGGCCTGGGCCTGAGCTTCACCCGTGCGCGCCGGCTGGAAGCGGCCGGTGCGTCGCGGCTGGGCACGGTGTTCCTGTACTTCCTGATCGCCTGCATCGGCATGCAGATGAACCTGCTGTCGCTGCTGGATCGGCCGTGGCTGTTCCTGCTCGGCGCGATCTGGATGGCCACGCACGTGCTGGTGCTGTGGGTGGTGGCCAAGCTGCTGCGCGCGCCGCTGTTCTTCTTCGCCATTGGTTCGCAGGGCAACATCGGCGCAGCCGCTTCGGCCCCTGTGGTGGCGGCGGCGTTCCATCCGACGCTGGCGCCGGTGGGCGTGCTGCTGGGTACGGTGGGTTATGCCACCGGCACGGGCCTGGCCTACGTCACCGGCCTGATCCTGAAGTGGATGGCCACCGGCTGA
- a CDS encoding glycosyltransferase family 39 protein: MPVALPRRWRLPLLWLLIIAALAAGIGLRQPQPPDEPRFVLAARTMVESGQWLLPHRGSELYAEKPPVFMWLQAAAYEVVGSWQWSFLLPSLLGALLSLWLVSDLARRLWSPRHSIYALAALFCTLQFGLMAKRAQIDMVLVGMTTVALWGLMRHLCERRNLPALWLAGFAAGVGTVTKGVGFLPLLLVLPWFGWWLYQRRRGHRVEGPHPATLLWLIPAFLLGVGVWLAPLGWALLHTPSAELQAYAHELLFKQTGTRYANAWHHRQPAWYYLQVILTLWLPGSLLLPMLFKPWWRRIRRGDRRQWLLLGWAVLVLVFFSASPGKREVYLLPMLPAMALAVAPLLPGLLRRVCVRRYLFGYSVVLMLATGILGVMLMTEHPWALAQLQRRAMPETLLPVLGDGLLTFAIALATLIVWLRVRRAATLVLLTHGMLWMLYGLVLMPALDPFASASALMRRVGARIGPDAELALVAWREQNLLQADRPVREFGFKRPWAEQWHDAGPWLAEAPGKRWLLVLDDAMSPCVDPSKVIDIGIANRNRWQLLPGTAWDAECHAERAGATAEED; encoded by the coding sequence GTGCCCGTAGCCCTGCCCCGCCGTTGGCGACTGCCCCTGTTGTGGCTGCTGATCATTGCTGCATTGGCAGCGGGCATCGGCCTTCGGCAGCCGCAGCCACCGGACGAGCCGCGCTTCGTGCTGGCCGCACGGACCATGGTCGAGAGCGGGCAATGGCTGCTGCCGCATCGTGGCAGCGAGCTGTATGCCGAGAAACCACCGGTGTTCATGTGGCTGCAGGCGGCCGCCTACGAGGTGGTCGGCAGCTGGCAATGGTCGTTCCTGCTGCCGTCATTGCTGGGCGCCCTGCTGAGTCTGTGGCTGGTGTCGGATCTGGCACGGCGGCTGTGGTCGCCGCGGCATTCCATCTATGCCCTCGCGGCGCTGTTCTGCACCCTGCAGTTCGGGCTGATGGCCAAGCGTGCGCAGATCGACATGGTGCTGGTGGGGATGACCACCGTCGCCCTGTGGGGCTTGATGCGGCACCTGTGCGAACGTCGCAACCTGCCCGCGCTGTGGCTGGCCGGTTTCGCCGCCGGTGTCGGCACGGTGACCAAGGGCGTGGGTTTCCTGCCGCTGCTGCTGGTGCTGCCCTGGTTCGGCTGGTGGCTGTACCAGCGCCGTCGCGGGCACCGTGTGGAGGGTCCGCACCCGGCAACGCTGCTGTGGTTGATCCCGGCGTTCCTGCTGGGCGTGGGCGTGTGGCTGGCGCCGCTGGGCTGGGCCCTGCTGCATACGCCCAGCGCCGAACTGCAGGCCTACGCGCACGAGCTGTTGTTCAAGCAGACCGGCACCCGCTACGCCAATGCCTGGCACCACCGGCAGCCGGCCTGGTACTACCTGCAGGTGATCCTGACCCTGTGGCTGCCGGGCAGCCTGCTGCTGCCGATGCTGTTCAAGCCGTGGTGGCGCCGCATCCGTCGTGGCGATCGCCGCCAGTGGCTGCTGCTGGGCTGGGCCGTACTGGTACTGGTGTTCTTCAGTGCCAGCCCGGGCAAGCGCGAGGTGTACCTGCTGCCGATGCTGCCGGCGATGGCACTGGCCGTGGCGCCGCTGCTGCCCGGCCTGCTGCGCCGCGTGTGCGTGCGCCGCTACCTGTTCGGCTACAGCGTGGTGCTGATGCTGGCCACCGGCATACTCGGCGTGATGCTGATGACCGAGCACCCATGGGCGTTGGCGCAACTGCAACGCCGCGCCATGCCCGAGACGTTGCTGCCGGTGCTCGGCGATGGCCTGCTGACCTTCGCCATTGCCCTGGCCACGCTGATCGTGTGGCTGCGGGTACGCCGTGCCGCGACGCTGGTACTGCTGACCCACGGCATGCTGTGGATGCTCTACGGCCTGGTGCTGATGCCTGCACTGGACCCCTTCGCTTCGGCGTCGGCACTCATGCGCCGCGTGGGCGCGCGAATCGGACCCGACGCCGAACTGGCGCTGGTGGCCTGGCGCGAGCAGAACCTGTTGCAGGCCGACCGGCCGGTGCGCGAGTTCGGCTTCAAGCGGCCCTGGGCCGAGCAGTGGCACGACGCCGGCCCGTGGCTGGCCGAGGCACCGGGCAAGCGCTGGCTGCTGGTGCTGGACGATGCGATGAGCCCGTGCGTGGACCCGAGCAAGGTGATCGATATCGGTATTGCCAACAGGAATCGCTGGCAACTGCTTCCCGGTACCGCGTGGGACGCGGAATGCCACGCCGAACGGGCCGGCGCGACCGCTGAAGAAGACTGA
- a CDS encoding HAMP domain-containing sensor histidine kinase — protein sequence MRARKPGPLYRRVVWWLLGYLALLSIAVFSVGNYVHEHAEHAAWRALLNSELDSIVEHVEHEPHYRWQDSDTLSLYRFDAVNLPDSLRTLHPGLHDGVMVKGRETAVMVRETQSMGRVALVLDISDFHDLEQFATRWVMLAGVIMIFVTVLMASFGMERMVRPLSLLAQHIAALRPGVQGQRIEVDPRGSSELHTIANALNDYLDRNEQFVERERVFISTASHELRTPIAVMTGAAELALEQPGLPERARQQMQRVLRTAQSVEQLIELLLVLARDPARLAARAERIALDQLLPEIVDDHRHLLGDKDLSIGIQAAPVDIVAPLAVVQAAIGNLLRNAIENSGRGHIELRLSSSAVLTLQDPGHGMSPEEIAAIHARMARGERADRGGGIGLDLIARLCEHLGWTLQLQPCEPRGTRVTLDFSASRPR from the coding sequence ATGAGGGCGCGTAAGCCGGGGCCGTTGTACCGGCGCGTGGTGTGGTGGTTGCTGGGCTATCTGGCGCTGCTGTCGATCGCGGTGTTCAGCGTCGGCAACTACGTGCACGAGCACGCCGAGCATGCCGCCTGGCGCGCGCTGCTCAACTCCGAGCTCGACAGCATCGTCGAGCATGTCGAGCACGAACCGCACTATCGCTGGCAGGATTCGGACACGCTGAGCCTGTACCGCTTCGACGCGGTCAACCTTCCCGATAGCCTGCGTACCCTGCATCCAGGGCTGCACGACGGCGTAATGGTCAAGGGCCGCGAGACGGCGGTGATGGTGCGTGAAACCCAGTCGATGGGACGGGTCGCGCTGGTACTGGACATCTCCGACTTCCATGACCTGGAACAGTTCGCCACGCGCTGGGTGATGCTGGCCGGGGTGATCATGATCTTCGTTACCGTGCTGATGGCTTCGTTCGGCATGGAGCGGATGGTGCGTCCGCTGAGCCTGCTGGCACAACACATCGCCGCGCTCAGGCCGGGCGTGCAGGGGCAGCGCATCGAGGTCGACCCGCGCGGCAGCTCAGAGCTGCACACCATTGCCAATGCGCTGAACGATTACCTGGACCGCAACGAGCAGTTCGTCGAACGCGAGCGGGTCTTCATCAGCACCGCCAGCCACGAATTGCGCACGCCGATTGCGGTGATGACCGGTGCCGCCGAACTGGCGCTGGAGCAACCGGGCCTGCCCGAGCGTGCGCGCCAGCAGATGCAACGGGTACTGCGCACCGCACAGAGCGTGGAGCAGCTGATCGAACTGCTGCTGGTGCTGGCGCGTGATCCGGCGCGACTGGCGGCGCGTGCCGAGCGCATCGCGCTGGACCAGCTGCTGCCGGAGATCGTCGACGACCATCGCCACCTGCTGGGCGACAAGGACCTGAGCATCGGCATCCAGGCCGCACCGGTGGACATCGTCGCGCCGCTGGCGGTGGTGCAGGCAGCGATCGGCAACCTGCTGCGCAACGCCATCGAGAACAGTGGCCGTGGCCACATCGAATTGCGCCTGAGTTCATCGGCGGTGCTGACCCTGCAGGACCCGGGACATGGCATGAGCCCGGAAGAGATCGCGGCGATCCATGCGCGGATGGCCCGTGGCGAACGCGCCGATCGTGGCGGCGGCATCGGACTGGATCTGATCGCGCGGCTGTGCGAGCACCTGGGATGGACCCTGCAGTTGCAGCCCTGCGAGCCGCGTGGCACACGTGTCACGCTCGATTTCAGTGCCTCGCGACCGCGCTGA
- the aqpZ gene encoding aquaporin Z, with protein MSMGKRLSAEFLGTFWLVLGGCGSAVLAAKFGGDGNPLGIGFLGVALAFGLTVVTGAYAFGHISGAHFNPAVSVGLWAGGRFPTKDLIPYIIAQVAGGLLAGFILLQIASGASGFAIDGSQAGAFASNGYGALSPGGYSVAAAFLCEVVLTAVFLIVIMGATHGKAPAGFAPLAIGLSLTLIHLISIPVTNTSVNPARSTAVAFFAGSGAVSQLWLFWVAPLLGGAIGGIIYKWIGNDR; from the coding sequence ATGAGCATGGGTAAACGCTTGTCCGCCGAGTTCCTCGGCACGTTCTGGCTGGTTCTGGGTGGCTGTGGCAGTGCCGTGCTGGCCGCCAAGTTCGGCGGTGACGGCAATCCGCTGGGTATCGGTTTCCTCGGCGTTGCGCTGGCCTTCGGCCTGACCGTGGTGACCGGCGCCTATGCGTTCGGCCATATCTCCGGCGCGCACTTCAATCCGGCGGTCAGTGTCGGCCTGTGGGCCGGCGGTCGTTTCCCGACCAAGGACCTGATCCCGTACATCATCGCCCAGGTCGCCGGCGGCCTGCTGGCCGGCTTCATCCTGCTGCAGATCGCATCGGGCGCCAGCGGCTTCGCCATTGATGGCAGCCAGGCCGGTGCATTCGCCAGCAACGGCTACGGCGCGCTGTCCCCCGGCGGCTACAGCGTGGCCGCGGCCTTCCTGTGCGAAGTGGTGCTGACCGCCGTGTTCCTGATCGTGATCATGGGCGCCACCCACGGCAAGGCACCGGCCGGGTTCGCCCCGCTGGCGATCGGCCTGTCGCTGACCCTGATCCACCTGATCAGCATCCCGGTCACCAACACCTCGGTGAACCCGGCCCGTTCCACGGCGGTGGCCTTCTTCGCCGGCAGCGGCGCGGTCAGCCAGCTGTGGCTGTTCTGGGTCGCCCCGCTGCTGGGCGGCGCGATCGGCGGCATCATCTACAAGTGGATCGGCAACGACCGCTGA